The following proteins come from a genomic window of Diorhabda carinulata isolate Delta chromosome X, icDioCari1.1, whole genome shotgun sequence:
- the LOC130900571 gene encoding uncharacterized protein LOC130900571, whose protein sequence is MQAVIKQLKNRKSPGQDGLINELLKYGGESLAMQLTTLIKKIVSHQKIPDDWTILMFKKGVKNIPTNYRGINLLGRTLKLATKVITNKINSLITSNRDLDREGRGPIPQ, encoded by the coding sequence ATGCAAGCGGTTATCAAGCAgctcaaaaatagaaaaagtccAGGTCAAGATGGCTTAATTAACGAACTACTCAAATACGGGGGAGAAAGCCTTGCCATGCAACTAACAACTCTCATTAAAAAGATCGTGTCACATCAAAAAATCCCAGACGATTGGACGATTCTCATGTTCAAAAAAGGAGTTAAAAACATACCAACTAATTATAGAGGCATCAATTTGCTGGGTAGAACTCTGAAACTTGCAACAAAAGTcatcacaaacaaaataaacagtcTTATCACGAGCAACAGGGATTTAGATCGGGAAGGTCGTGGGCCTATTCCACAATAA
- the LOC130900572 gene encoding putative nuclease HARBI1 codes for MFPTFERWPENPVRIAQQFFNIAGFPSVCECVDGTLVNIDAPTENETAYVDRHVYHSLNCMMVCGPNFQVYVVNANWPGSVHDARVLRNSATARDFGQGFRPFPNAVILGDSAYGLKEWLMVPLRRNPNDIAEHNYNRRHKSARRVIENAYGILKERFPCLNHLRVSPRRARIAAKVYFMNLTMNVSITSVMVTTKSYSNRK; via the coding sequence ATGTTCCCAACATTCGAACGTTGGCCCGAAAATCCTGTAAGAATAGcacaacaatttttcaacattgCGGGCTTTCCTTCTGTATGTGAGTGTGTTGATGGTACTTTAGTAAATATCGATGCCCCCACTGAAAATGAAACAGCTTATGTAGACAGACACGTTTACCATTCTCTCAACTGCATGATGGTTTGCGGCCCTAATTTTCAGGTTTACGTTGTCAATGCTAATTGGCCTGGCAGTGTCCACGATGCAAGAGTACTACGTAATTCAGCAACTGCGCGGGATTTTGGTCAAGGATTCCGACCTTTTCCTAACGCAGTGATCTTGGGAGACAGCGCATATGGACTGAAAGAGTGGCTTATGGTTCCCCTGAGAAGAAATCCAAATGATATAGCCGAACATAATTATAATAGGAGGCATAAAAGCGCACGGCGAGTTATTGAGAATGCTTACGGCATTTTGAAGGAGAGATTCCCATGTCTTAATCATCTCAGAGTTTCACCACGAAGAGCCAGAATTGCTGCCAAGGTGTATTTTATGAACTTGACGATGAATGTTTCGATAACCTCGGTGATGGTGACAACGAAGTCTTATTCGAACCGGAAGTAG